Proteins encoded within one genomic window of Candidatus Berkiella cookevillensis:
- the dotB gene encoding Dot/Icm type IV secretion system ATPase DotB, whose amino-acid sequence MADDYLLPDEPIRFNAREMDRLLVHCTIKNASDITVQTDSKVLAEIHGRLYPVTQRVLSNTEVGEMINSIYGPNGTAQLSSGKDVDTHYEVRPDRQTRYRFRINGTACQVEGRDGMQITMRTIPSDPPSLSTMNLEQIVIDNMAPMQGTVVVTGSTGSGKSTLLAAMLREIIGAPDANRKVLTYEAPIEFVYDSVEKISSIVSQSEIPKHLPSFAAGVRNALRRKPGLILVGEARDAETISAVIDAALTGHPVYTTLHSNGVADCVRRMISTFPAEERHGRAIDILETLRLCIWQKLVPTVDNKRVALREFLIFDEEVRDILVETDVDSLAAKTRILLKEKGQPMVMDAKRKFEEGRISERTYNLIAESSKKLDKDAGVKS is encoded by the coding sequence ATGGCAGACGATTATTTACTCCCCGATGAACCTATTCGCTTTAATGCGCGAGAAATGGATCGATTGCTTGTGCATTGCACGATTAAAAACGCATCTGATATCACTGTGCAAACAGACTCAAAAGTATTAGCAGAAATTCACGGTCGGCTCTATCCCGTTACCCAGCGCGTATTATCAAATACCGAAGTGGGTGAAATGATCAATAGTATCTATGGCCCTAACGGTACCGCACAACTTTCTTCCGGTAAAGACGTGGATACGCACTATGAAGTCAGACCCGATAGACAAACCCGCTATCGTTTTCGTATTAACGGCACAGCCTGTCAGGTAGAAGGCAGAGATGGTATGCAGATCACCATGCGTACCATTCCGTCCGATCCGCCTTCGCTGTCTACCATGAATTTAGAGCAAATTGTTATCGATAACATGGCCCCTATGCAAGGCACAGTTGTTGTAACAGGCTCTACAGGTTCTGGTAAAAGTACTTTATTGGCAGCGATGTTAAGAGAAATTATTGGTGCACCTGATGCAAACCGTAAAGTACTCACCTACGAAGCCCCTATCGAATTCGTCTATGACTCTGTTGAGAAAATAAGCTCTATTGTCAGTCAATCTGAAATTCCCAAACATTTACCCTCTTTTGCTGCTGGTGTACGAAACGCACTCAGAAGAAAACCAGGCCTAATTTTAGTGGGTGAAGCCAGAGATGCCGAAACCATTTCTGCGGTGATCGACGCAGCACTTACAGGCCACCCTGTTTATACAACCTTACATAGTAACGGCGTTGCAGACTGCGTTCGAAGAATGATTTCTACCTTCCCAGCAGAAGAACGTCATGGACGCGCTATTGATATCTTGGAAACACTACGTCTGTGTATTTGGCAAAAACTCGTACCAACGGTCGACAACAAACGTGTTGCTCTGCGAGAATTTTTAATATTCGATGAAGAAGTACGTGATATCTTAGTTGAAACGGATGTAGACTCGTTAGCTGCCAAAACACGTATATTATTAAAAGAAAAAGGCCAACCGATGGTCATGGACGCTAAAAGAAAATTTGAAGAAGGGAGAATCAGCGAAAGGACTTATAACCTAATCGCAGAAAGCTCTAAGAAACTTGATAAAGATGCAGGGGTAAAATCTTAA
- a CDS encoding type IV secretory system conjugative DNA transfer family protein, producing MRRMKPKKCLIYLILGCIGYSFMYGCTAPSPSASGMKEYQSASSIDQSTFSITGIRHQSLRDAAMSVGARGGLAWRAQQINQIITRYDHTLDRVFNFHALVLEQNILPPVLIEGRYTYEQSSPEIIRLADRSFSIVHQAKFVSMPPTWRDYLFLKFVKPEMPDPSMMPRNDIERKVWDKYVQEGWQAGINQADSIFSENLGRLKRDYQGMVRYRSLLAQNMVSPPYVAEVNLGITGNDGEMSVNDRIYKITALPAFRYESKGEEWETQSSPVYIN from the coding sequence ATGAGACGTATGAAACCTAAGAAATGTTTGATTTATTTAATTTTAGGCTGTATTGGTTATTCATTCATGTATGGTTGTACTGCACCTTCGCCCTCTGCATCGGGTATGAAAGAGTATCAAAGCGCCTCCAGCATTGATCAAAGCACCTTTTCAATTACAGGTATACGGCACCAATCATTAAGAGATGCTGCCATGAGTGTTGGCGCACGTGGTGGTCTTGCTTGGCGCGCCCAACAAATTAATCAAATTATTACTCGTTATGACCATACTCTGGATCGCGTATTTAATTTTCACGCCTTAGTATTAGAACAAAATATATTACCGCCTGTGTTGATTGAGGGTCGTTATACCTATGAGCAATCTTCACCCGAAATTATTAGACTTGCCGATCGCTCTTTTAGTATTGTTCATCAAGCTAAATTTGTAAGTATGCCCCCTACCTGGCGTGATTATTTGTTTTTAAAATTCGTAAAACCAGAAATGCCTGATCCCTCAATGATGCCTCGTAACGATATTGAACGAAAAGTATGGGATAAATATGTCCAAGAAGGCTGGCAAGCAGGTATTAATCAAGCAGATAGCATATTTTCAGAGAATCTAGGTAGATTAAAAAGAGACTATCAAGGTATGGTTCGCTACCGAAGTTTGTTAGCACAAAATATGGTCTCCCCACCTTATGTTGCTGAAGTTAATTTGGGCATAACGGGGAACGATGGTGAAATGTCTGTAAATGACAGAATATACAAAATCACCGCCTTACCCGCTTTCCGTTATGAATCTAAGGGTGAGGAATGGGAAACGCAATCAAGCCCCGTTTACATTAATTAG
- a CDS encoding type IVB secretion system apparatus protein IcmL/DotI encodes MATTSGDVKSTEDKKPKVAKQAKENFAPASLPSMKTGGLDLVMLRNNFYRDNFRRMMIFCLLLLIIIGALIGNIYYLQTHQPTPKYFATTHDGKLIELIALNQPNLSTNALLQWSVEAATAAYTFNFVNYRKALQDSRIYFTKLGYQNFLKALTDSRNLEAVRTKKLVVSAVPTGAPVILKEGVTSSGLFAWQVQFPMLLTYQSASETIPQNIVITMLITRVPTLESPKGVGIASFVVREGSPTR; translated from the coding sequence ATGGCTACAACAAGCGGTGATGTGAAATCAACAGAAGACAAGAAACCCAAAGTCGCAAAGCAAGCTAAAGAAAATTTTGCTCCCGCCTCTTTACCTTCAATGAAGACTGGTGGCCTTGATCTGGTCATGCTGAGAAATAATTTCTATCGAGATAATTTCCGTCGCATGATGATTTTCTGCTTATTATTATTAATTATTATTGGCGCTTTAATAGGCAATATTTATTACTTACAAACACACCAGCCCACACCTAAATATTTTGCAACAACGCATGATGGTAAGTTAATTGAACTCATAGCGCTTAACCAACCTAATCTTTCAACAAACGCATTGTTACAATGGTCTGTAGAAGCCGCAACAGCTGCTTATACCTTTAACTTTGTAAACTATCGTAAAGCACTGCAAGATTCTCGTATCTACTTTACGAAATTAGGCTATCAAAACTTTTTGAAAGCATTAACAGACTCACGCAATTTAGAAGCTGTCAGAACGAAGAAGCTCGTTGTGTCCGCTGTTCCAACAGGTGCACCTGTTATATTGAAAGAAGGTGTAACCTCTTCAGGACTGTTCGCATGGCAAGTTCAGTTTCCAATGCTGCTCACCTATCAAAGTGCGTCAGAAACAATACCTCAGAACATTGTGATTACCATGTTAATCACACGTGTTCCAACGCTAGAATCTCCTAAAGGGGTGGGTATTGCTTCATTCGTAGTACGAGAAGGTAGCCCAACCAGGTAA
- a CDS encoding DotH/IcmK family type IV secretion protein: MNKPLLWLSFIALTVASPVQAGMLGAKIPAAKPETEPQPSGSVSTGTVGSSRATNPNSAQRSSTAIGSQRSTGTVVPIDQNTAKMMENMGMTPQEAQAFLEKTKEMNPDELQKYLSSLRQGLESGKVAPSDIDSSVSADYRPYPERPHHANDKKTIAQKQNEEAFDELLGEVLPLSPQQIMQLQKFYDLSLQAKATPPTPPPTPHFNSLPVNLEPGSQAPVIRLAAGFVSTLLFVDRTGAPWPITAYSLGDPKNFNIQWDNQSNTMFVQSTKKYVHANMAVRLVGLNTPVMLTLVSGQKNVDFRVDLQLQARGPEAFPAVVEKTPYSTQVNADMINILDGIPPVGSLKLDVHGGPGQAWLFQDKVYYRSKVTLLSPAWMATVSSPDGTHVYEIMPTPYLLASKDGKTINIKLTGL, from the coding sequence ATGAATAAACCGTTGCTATGGTTATCCTTCATAGCGCTTACAGTAGCATCTCCTGTGCAAGCCGGTATGCTTGGAGCAAAAATACCAGCAGCAAAACCCGAGACAGAACCACAACCCAGTGGATCTGTCTCAACTGGCACTGTTGGCTCATCTCGCGCAACAAATCCAAACAGTGCTCAACGTTCTTCAACCGCTATTGGCTCGCAGCGTAGCACTGGCACTGTCGTCCCCATTGATCAAAACACGGCAAAGATGATGGAAAATATGGGGATGACCCCACAAGAAGCGCAAGCCTTTCTTGAAAAAACCAAAGAGATGAACCCTGATGAACTGCAAAAATATCTCAGCTCTTTGCGACAAGGTCTAGAGAGTGGCAAAGTTGCGCCAAGCGATATTGATAGTTCAGTATCTGCAGACTACAGACCCTATCCTGAAAGACCACATCATGCAAATGATAAAAAGACCATTGCACAAAAACAAAATGAAGAAGCTTTTGATGAATTGTTGGGTGAAGTTTTACCTTTGAGTCCCCAACAAATTATGCAATTGCAAAAATTTTATGATTTAAGTTTGCAGGCAAAGGCAACACCGCCTACACCACCACCTACACCACATTTTAATTCTCTACCAGTAAATCTTGAACCTGGAAGCCAAGCCCCCGTTATTCGATTAGCGGCAGGCTTTGTATCAACGCTTTTATTTGTTGATAGAACAGGTGCACCATGGCCAATTACAGCTTATTCCTTAGGCGATCCCAAAAATTTCAACATTCAATGGGACAATCAAAGCAATACCATGTTTGTACAAAGCACTAAAAAATATGTGCACGCAAATATGGCTGTACGACTGGTAGGTCTCAATACACCTGTCATGCTAACGCTTGTTTCTGGGCAAAAAAATGTCGATTTTAGGGTTGATCTCCAATTACAAGCACGTGGTCCAGAAGCATTCCCTGCTGTCGTAGAAAAAACCCCATACTCTACTCAAGTAAATGCAGACATGATCAACATTTTAGATGGCATTCCACCCGTTGGAAGCTTAAAACTGGATGTGCATGGTGGCCCAGGTCAAGCATGGCTATTCCAAGACAAAGTTTATTATCGCTCTAAGGTTACACTGCTTTCTCCAGCCTGGATGGCGACTGTCTCCAGCCCAGATGGTACGCATGTGTATGAAATTATGCCAACTCCTTATTTGTTAGCATCTAAAGATGGCAAAACCATCAATATTAAGCTCACAGGGTTATAA
- the icmT gene encoding IcmT/TraK family protein, with protein MRNPDTVHWRDSARIPKFFFLDAYSALPLLFFLLHIRLWTFITCVGICIFFGLLNRFGFTLPVFLRIVRVFLSGNVRSARPWWTTKRNK; from the coding sequence ATGCGAAATCCAGATACCGTTCATTGGCGTGATTCAGCAAGAATACCTAAGTTCTTCTTTTTAGATGCTTATTCAGCATTACCACTGCTATTCTTTTTATTGCATATACGTCTGTGGACGTTTATAACGTGTGTTGGTATTTGTATATTTTTCGGGCTACTAAATCGTTTTGGATTTACTTTACCCGTTTTCCTTCGTATCGTACGAGTGTTTCTTTCTGGCAATGTGCGTTCTGCGCGTCCTTGGTGGACGACTAAACGTAATAAATAA
- a CDS encoding TrbI/VirB10 family protein, with product MAKKQLPLISGLTNARNRSLVIALAVVVIASGAFAFTQLSKSSDDPLASQGSVSSGAPRIKSIPGGKASEKYVELQRQENVEKADQAIKSKSASIPTIIGAIQENQDDATAIELAEVDPNLPGGQDRARGGKIQIGETQSGTFISSGPFGAQKEREQRRAEIDKRREEQVQRVERLKKEQQDRQDKQVAMREADKQQKEYQATVKRIQQNMKKYSEGAYKEWATFNPQAYKAGKWENEEYKPKVARLLAGESSEDGTVVVGTAFDKNGVPMAITTQKATSQSLKPPKMVIKAGTVLFGVLDTAVNTDEKGPILATIVHGKYKGGKLIGKITHEARQEKALLTFDTLSLPTHPTSLSISAVAIDPDTARTALASDVDKHYLLRYGSLFASSFLEGYSKAISDSGSTQTTTNSVFGATTTKTTPELSGNEQLMVALGEVGKKWGQQVRPLFNTPYTVTINQGTGLGLLFISDADVTLRGE from the coding sequence ATGGCTAAAAAACAGCTGCCTCTTATCTCTGGTTTAACGAATGCAAGAAATCGCTCCCTTGTTATCGCTTTGGCGGTTGTCGTCATAGCAAGTGGTGCTTTTGCTTTCACACAATTAAGCAAATCCTCGGATGATCCACTAGCCAGCCAAGGCTCAGTCTCATCGGGTGCTCCACGTATTAAATCCATTCCAGGTGGTAAAGCATCTGAGAAATACGTTGAGCTACAACGCCAAGAAAACGTGGAAAAAGCAGATCAAGCGATAAAATCTAAGAGTGCATCCATCCCCACGATTATTGGTGCCATTCAAGAAAACCAAGACGATGCAACCGCAATCGAACTTGCGGAAGTTGATCCGAATCTACCAGGCGGTCAAGACAGAGCAAGAGGTGGTAAAATCCAAATTGGTGAAACCCAATCTGGTACCTTTATCAGCTCTGGGCCTTTCGGTGCACAAAAAGAAAGAGAACAACGTCGTGCAGAAATCGATAAACGCCGCGAAGAACAAGTACAACGTGTTGAGCGACTCAAAAAAGAGCAACAAGACAGACAAGATAAACAAGTAGCGATGCGTGAAGCGGATAAACAACAAAAAGAATATCAAGCAACGGTTAAACGCATTCAGCAAAATATGAAAAAGTATTCTGAAGGTGCTTATAAAGAATGGGCAACTTTCAACCCACAAGCTTATAAAGCAGGTAAATGGGAAAACGAAGAATACAAACCTAAGGTTGCTCGCCTCTTAGCTGGAGAAAGCAGTGAAGATGGAACCGTTGTTGTGGGTACTGCTTTTGATAAAAACGGTGTCCCAATGGCGATCACAACACAAAAAGCGACATCACAATCCCTCAAACCACCTAAAATGGTTATCAAAGCAGGTACTGTATTGTTCGGTGTGCTAGATACGGCTGTTAACACAGATGAAAAAGGCCCTATTTTGGCAACTATTGTTCATGGAAAATACAAAGGTGGTAAATTAATTGGCAAAATCACGCATGAAGCGCGCCAAGAAAAAGCACTACTAACTTTTGATACGCTGTCATTGCCAACACACCCCACATCTCTTAGCATCAGTGCGGTTGCGATTGACCCTGACACAGCGAGAACAGCCTTAGCCTCTGATGTTGATAAGCATTACTTACTACGTTACGGTAGCTTATTTGCGTCTTCCTTCCTTGAAGGGTACTCTAAGGCAATTTCAGATTCAGGCAGCACACAGACAACAACCAACTCGGTTTTTGGTGCAACAACAACCAAAACAACACCTGAATTATCTGGTAACGAACAGTTGATGGTTGCGCTTGGTGAAGTAGGTAAAAAATGGGGACAGCAAGTACGCCCATTATTTAATACGCCCTACACCGTTACTATTAACCAAGGTACAGGTCTAGGTCTTTTATTCATAAGTGATGCCGATGTTACCTTAAGAGGGGAATGA
- the dotD gene encoding type IVB secretion system lipoprotein DotD, with amino-acid sequence MKITNMICLLSVIVLNACTPKPTYQMNDVERQLKKSALSVEDSLRTLALTQQVYAKEPINTDILVTPQGGMGGITNIDWAGPIEPLLEKIGTLTHYRVKVLGPLPAVPVIITLTARDRVIADIIKDAGIQAGKRANLVVYPTSRVIELRYIPT; translated from the coding sequence ATGAAAATCACCAATATGATTTGTTTATTATCAGTGATTGTGCTAAATGCTTGCACCCCGAAACCTACTTATCAAATGAATGACGTTGAAAGACAATTAAAAAAGTCTGCTCTGTCAGTTGAAGATTCTCTTAGAACTCTAGCTTTAACGCAACAAGTTTATGCAAAAGAACCCATCAATACAGATATTTTAGTGACACCTCAAGGTGGTATGGGTGGCATCACTAACATTGACTGGGCAGGCCCTATCGAGCCATTACTCGAAAAAATCGGCACTTTGACTCACTACCGCGTCAAAGTATTAGGCCCCTTACCTGCAGTGCCCGTTATTATTACACTCACCGCCAGAGATCGCGTGATCGCTGATATTATCAAAGATGCAGGCATCCAAGCTGGTAAACGCGCTAATTTGGTTGTTTACCCAACAAGTCGAGTCATTGAATTAAGATATATTCCTACATAA